The nucleotide window GGTTAAATTCATGGACAACAGCAAACAAAACAACTCTATTCGATTAACGCTCGGTAAGGAGTATGTAGTGTTATCGGTTGAGATGTTTTATAATTCTTCCTTAGGTGCAAAATCGCTAGGGGATGTAGTGAGATATCGTATAGAAGACGATGATGGAATAGTAATACCATTTGAAGCTGATATATTTTTCGTTAGTTCAAAAAAACTGCCTTCTAATTGGGTAAGTTTTACCCCAAACAGGCAACAGCTAGAAATAGTGCCTGCTACTTGGGCTTACCAGTACTTTTGGGATGATTATTACAATGATAAACCTGAAGCTATTAAGGTTTTCCTTCAAGAGCGTTCAATAATCTATAGTCAATCTTAATTAAACAACACCTCAGGGGAGACAAGACTCTCTTGAGGTTTTTTATAAGGATTTTAAAAATTCGACCGCCCCCGAAATGATGTTAGGAGAAAATTCGCACTACAGGGTAAGCGGGGTTACCTTCCCTGCTGGAACAACCTTTGCTTACCGGTATGATGCCGCCGGGAATCTGACTCAGATGGTTGACCCCACAGGAACCACAGACTATTATTATATTAACGGGCGTCTGGATACTGCGTCACATTCCGGAACCGGAACTGACCTCAAATACCAGTACGATTCCCTGGGCAGCTTGACCGCGGTCAATGCCCTGAAAGGCACAGATACACTCTATTCAAACCAATACCATTATAATGAACGCAATCTTCTTGACCAGTTAACAGATACCAATGGACAGACATATACCTTTAGTTATGATGATGTTGGCAACATAACCCGGATCAACTATCCCAATAATACCTATACCTCATTTGCACATGATAATGCCAACAGGGTAGAGAACATCACAAATGCAGCAGCAGGCGGCTTAGCCTTCCTAACCTATGACTACATATATGACCATAACAGCCGCCGCACCCAAATGACTGTCAACAACACAGATGTATCTGCTTATCAATATGATGATATTGGTCAGCTTGTCCAGGTAACCGACAGCCGCGGCACTTTCACCTATCAGTATGACGGTACAGGTAACCGTACCGGAATGACCGGACCCGGCGGAACCGTAAACTACATCTATGACGAAGCCAACAGGCTGCTTCAGGCCGGAAACACCACGTATGGCTATGATAACAACGGCAACAGAACAAGCATGACTGATGCCAGTGGCGCCACCGGTTACACCTATGACTATAACAACAGACTGACAGGCATACAAACGCCGGGTGGCTTAGTAAACTACACTTATGACGGGCTGGGCGCACTGCTGAACCGGGAAAGCACGGTATCAGGCTCTGTATACTACCTGAATAACGGCCTCAATGCTATCCTGGAAAGTGAAACAGCAGACTTCAGCGACCCCACCCAGTTCACTCTCGGGACAGGCGGCCTACTGGGGCAGATTAATCCTGACACCACAGCCCAATACTTCTATTATGACATCCTGGGCAGTCTGGGCGCTGTCGGTGACCAGAGCGGAAATATTACCGGAGCATACCGCTATGACCCCTGGGGAACTGTAACTGAACAGACGGGATTTGAAACGAACCGCAGCTATATAGGGAAATACGGGGTGACGGATGAACCTGAAGCCGGTCTAATACACATGGGAGCCCGGTTCTATGACCCGGCAACAGGGGCATTCCTGCAGACAGACCCGGTAAAAGGCAGTATTGGCAATCCATACAGCATGGTCCCATATATCTATGCCTTAAACGACCCGGTGAACCTTATCGACCCTGAAGGTGAAATGCCCTCTTCCGCATGGTTTAACCAAAAGCAGCGGGAATGGGCCAACTCAGCCAGGACAATCCAGAGCTTCCTGAGATCCAGAGGCTTCCTGGGCAAAAACGGCAAACAGCTTCCGGTAACAGGCACATATGGTGAGAATACTAAGGAGGCCCATTGGAATTATTACCTGTTCAGGGAAGCGATAGGTGATCCGCATAACCCCGGTGAAATGACAGATAATTACTATGCAAGAAATTGGACAGATTTAGCTAAAGAGGAATTAGTGAAATGGTTTGCCGGAAAAGGTGAAGATGTCAAACAGCTGCAGATATTCCTGAGGAATAAGGGTTATCTGGATGGGAAATATGTAACCGGATATTTTGGCGCGATAACCAGAGACGCTTTGACTAACTATATGTACGGCAATAAAAAGGTTTCTCAGCCGAGTGTGGCTAAGACTGCGGCAAGTGGTCAGGGGACGGGTGGAACTGGAGCAAAGCAACAAGGATGGGGACAGAAAGCATTAGAGACTGCTAACACGGCTTTTCAGTGGTTAGATGATGCTGGGAACGCACTAATGATAGGAAATCCCATTCCGAATACTGGTCATCCTGCTACTTTTTTGGATGATTCGGCTGGCGGATTAATTGCTGGCTTGGGTAAAGTTGGAAAGTTTCTTAGCAAACTTGCCAAGGGAGATGACATAGCCGAAGGTGCAAATGACGTAACTAAAATAACCAGCGAAGTAGTCCGAAGCATCCAGAAGGTTGATGATAAGTATTTAAAGAAACTTGGAGTTGATGCTCACGAACTAAAAAAGGAAGTTCTAGGTCAAAAGGCTAAGATATCAAGGTATGACATTTATGTTGATAAGGATACAAAAGAGCTTTTTGTTTACTTGAAGGGAGGACAGGGTCAAGGTATAGCTACTGGCGAATTTATCAAATAGGAGAGAGATTAATGGAAAAAACGAACATAAAGGTAGAATTCAGGATGCTAGGAGAAAACTTTAATCCTGAACTGATATCTGATAGATTGAACTTAAAACCTGATGAGAAATGGGAGAAGGGTGAAATTATAAAAAATAAAGACATTAGGAGAAAATACTCTTGTTGGATAATAAGTACGGGTTACGAAGAATCTCTCGACGTAAACAATCAATTAGAACAGATATTAGGTCTGATTTATGACAAAAAAGCTATTCTTCAAGAGATTAGTAAACAATTCGGACTTGAT belongs to Phosphitispora fastidiosa and includes:
- a CDS encoding polymorphic toxin type 33 domain-containing protein translates to MMLGENSHYRVSGVTFPAGTTFAYRYDAAGNLTQMVDPTGTTDYYYINGRLDTASHSGTGTDLKYQYDSLGSLTAVNALKGTDTLYSNQYHYNERNLLDQLTDTNGQTYTFSYDDVGNITRINYPNNTYTSFAHDNANRVENITNAAAGGLAFLTYDYIYDHNSRRTQMTVNNTDVSAYQYDDIGQLVQVTDSRGTFTYQYDGTGNRTGMTGPGGTVNYIYDEANRLLQAGNTTYGYDNNGNRTSMTDASGATGYTYDYNNRLTGIQTPGGLVNYTYDGLGALLNRESTVSGSVYYLNNGLNAILESETADFSDPTQFTLGTGGLLGQINPDTTAQYFYYDILGSLGAVGDQSGNITGAYRYDPWGTVTEQTGFETNRSYIGKYGVTDEPEAGLIHMGARFYDPATGAFLQTDPVKGSIGNPYSMVPYIYALNDPVNLIDPEGEMPSSAWFNQKQREWANSARTIQSFLRSRGFLGKNGKQLPVTGTYGENTKEAHWNYYLFREAIGDPHNPGEMTDNYYARNWTDLAKEELVKWFAGKGEDVKQLQIFLRNKGYLDGKYVTGYFGAITRDALTNYMYGNKKVSQPSVAKTAASGQGTGGTGAKQQGWGQKALETANTAFQWLDDAGNALMIGNPIPNTGHPATFLDDSAGGLIAGLGKVGKFLSKLAKGDDIAEGANDVTKITSEVVRSIQKVDDKYLKKLGVDAHELKKEVLGQKAKISRYDIYVDKDTKELFVYLKGGQGQGIATGEFIK
- a CDS encoding DUF4279 domain-containing protein, whose translation is MEKTNIKVEFRMLGENFNPELISDRLNLKPDEKWEKGEIIKNKDIRRKYSCWIISTGYEESLDVNNQLEQILGLIYDKKAILQEISKQFGLDYRFDVIINIEANEKPAIYLSKDVIGFANDINAEFDIDLFINS